In Hyalangium gracile, the genomic stretch GGCGCGCCCATCGCGGATGCGGAGGTCCGGTTCATGGACGAGGTTCCAGGTCTGGTGCGGAGCGTCATGGAATCCAGGCCTGTCCGCACGGGTGCGGACGGCACCTTCGAGTTTCCGCGGGTGGACGACCGGCCGCTCACGCTCGAGGCTCAGGGCGAGGGCTACCGCTCGAGTCGAGTGGCCCTGGGCTCGGGGGAAGAGTCGGTGACGGTGCGGCTCGATGCGGGGGCGAGCATCGAGCTCACGATTCGAGACCACGAGGGCAAGCCGGTCCGAGCGAACGTGATGTTCGAGCAGGAGGACGGCTCCGAGCGGCAGGTGATCCAGGTGCTCCAGGGCACGAGAGTGGCCCGGGGAGTGGAGCCAGGCCTCTACCAGGCGCATGTCGTCGCGCGCCGCGGGCGCCACCAGGGCATCTTCCTGCCCCAGCAGGTGCGGATCCCCGAGCGCGGCCAGGTGGTGGTGAGCTTCGTGGAGCGCAGGGAGGGCACGACGCTGGTGCTGCGAGCGGAAGGCGCCACCAGCGCCATCCTGCTCCCGGGGATGGCGCCTCCACCGGTCTCCGAGGAGAGCTTGAGCCGCTGGCGAAGGCGAGGGCTGCACGCGGCGGAGGAGGGGGGCGTGCTGAAGTTCGAGTCCCTCCCGCCGGGGCGTGCCACGGTCCTCCTGCTCGCGGAGCCGGAGGATGCGTCCACCCGGTTCCACCTGGAGGAACTGGAGCTGCCGGCGGAGGGCATGGTGGAGCGGGTGGTGCACCCGCGCTGGCAGCCGCTGCCGGAGAAGTAGACGGCCGGCTCAGCTCTTGCGGAGCACGGCCAGGGCGTCCACGAGGGCGGAGGTGTAGTCGGCGAAGCCATCGGGAGGCTTCATGCCGGCGCGGACGACACAGCCCTTGTTGCCCAGCACGCCGAAGAGGGCGCCGGGGGAGTCGAAGTAGGCGCCGCGGAAGGCGTCCTGGATCATCTGGGCCTGCTGCTCGGGGTTCATCTTGGTCCAGGGCTTGCCCTGGCGGAGCGCCTTGGCGAAGTCGTAGCCATCGCCGAGGGTCTGCGCCCAGAGGGCATTGGGGATGTAGCCCCAGCCGCCGTGCTGGTACTGCCAGACGTGGACGAGCTCGTGGACGATGATGGAGACGTACTGCGAGGGGTAGGCGTAGGCCTTGCCGGGCAGCATGACGGAGTTGGCGGCGGTGTAGGCGCGGCTGCCGTTGATGAGCTCGGTGAAGGAGCCCATCTTCTCGATGCGAACGGGCGTGTAGTTGAGGCCCGAGGCGAACACCTTGCGAGCGGCCAGGAGCTCGGACTCGCTGAGCGAGCGCTTGTTGGGCTGTTTCGCGGTGGCGCTCACGGCGCCGCTGACCACCTGGATCGGGGGGGCCTGCGGAGTGGCTCCCGAGGGTGGAGAGGCTTGAGGTTCGGGTTCGATCTTGGCGCCCATGGCCCAGGCTCCTGAAGGGGACTCAGGCAGAAGCGTACCGCAGGAGGCTGAAAACCCGGGTGCGGGGGCGGGGGCGGAGGTTTCGAGCACTGGACATCTGCCCTCGGCGGGCGGCCAGGCACGGAAGGGAGCGGCGGGAGCCCGGAGCGGCTGCGCGCGGCGTCATGTGTTCCGAATTCGGAATATCCGAACATGGAATTCTGGTAGGAGGGAGGGATGAAGCCGCTTCGACTCATCCTGGAAGTGCATCGGGCCACGCACCGCATCGGGCTGTTCCTGGAGGGGGCGGTGCCCCCGCTGGACGTGTCACAGGGGGAGGCGCACCTGCTGGCGTGGTTGCTGGAGGCGGGAGACTCGCCGATGAGCGCGCTGCACGCGGCCTTCGCGCACAAGCGCTCGACGCTGACGAGCTACGTGGATCGGCTGGAGGCGAAGAAGCTGGTGAGGCGGGAGCTGAGAGCGGAGGACCGGCGCTCGTTCCAGGTGTGCCTGACGGCGGCGGGGAAGGCGCTAGCGGCGCGAGTGCATCGGCACCTGGAGACGCTGGAGGCGGCGGTGCTGGAGCAGGTGGGGGAGCGGGACGTGGAGGGCTTCACGAAGGTGCTCGAGGCACTGATCGAGCAGAGCGAGAGCGAGGCGCCGCGGGCACGACGCAAGGGAGGCACGACATGAGCAGCGGAGAGCTGTCGGACGCGGAGTTCCTGAGGGCGGTGGAGACGGTGAACTACCCGGGGAAGTTCGGGCACCTGAGCCACCTGCGGCTGGCGTGGCTGTGCCTGAGGGCGCACGGCTTCGAGGGAGGGCTGGAGCGGATCCGCGCGATGGTGCTGAACTTCGCGACGACGCTGGGAGCGACGGACAAGTTCCACGAGACGATGACGCGGGCCTGGGCGGAGAGCATGCAGGCGGCGCTGGACGCGACGCCGGACCTCGACACGTTCGAGGGCTTCCTGGCGGCGCACCCGAGGCTGCTGGACGTGCGGCTGTTGGGGCGGCACTACCGGAAGGAGACGTTGGACTCGCCGGCGGCGAAGGCGGGCTGGGTGCCGCCGGATCTGGAGCCGCTGCCGAGCCGGAGGCAGGCGAGCCGCTGAAGGAGGCGGTTGCCTCGAAGCAGGGGCTGTGGTCCATGTGGGGGCCATGACTCGCGCCCTGCTGTTGGTGGTGTCCGTAGCGGTGCTCACGGCCTGTCAGACGACGCGGACGGTGACGCTGGTCGGGATGAGCGACTACCACTCGCACGCGGTGCCCTTCACCTCGGAGGGAGAAGCGGGGCGGGGCGGGGTGGCGAGAGCGCTGGCCTATATCAAGGAGGCGAAGGGGCGCGGGGACACGCTGGTGCTCTCGGGAGGAGACACGCTGAACAAGGGCGTGCCCACGTGGAGTGACGAGTACCAGTGCGTGGAGTGGCCGTGGTTCAACGGCTGGGTGGACGCGATGGCGCTGGGCAACCACGACCTGGACTACGGGGCGGAGGCCTTCGAGCGGTGCCGGGCGGCCATCACCTACCCGGTGCTGAGCGCGAACCTGGTGAAGGAGGACGGGACGCCCTACTTCCAGGAGGAAGGGCGAGCCTGGCTGGTGCGGGAGGTGGGAGGAGTCCGGCTGGGGCTGTTCGCGGTAGCGGGGCCGGACATGGAGAAGCTGGTGAAGCCGGAGCACCTGCCAGCGGGGACGCGCTGGACGGACGGGAGGGAGGCGGCGAGGCGCATCGTGACGGAGCTGCGCGAGCGGGAGCGGGTGGACGCGGTGGTGCTCATCGGCCACCAGTCGCGCGAGGACGACGAGGCGCTGGCGAGAGAGGTACCGGGCATCGACGTCATTCTAGGGACGCACTCGCACTACCGAGGCGAGCTGCGGCTGATTCCCGGGACGCGGACGTACTACGTGTCGCCCTACCAGTACCTGGCATACCTCTCGGAGGTGCGGCTGCACTTCAAGGGAGGGAAGCTCGAGCAGGTGACGGGAGGGCTGGTGAAGCTGGACGCGAGCCGTCCGGAGGATCCGGAGGTAGCGGCGAAGGTGGCGGAGCTGCAGCGGCGCCTGAAGGAGAAGCGGCCGGAGCGCTTCGAGGTGCTCGGGAGGCTGCCGCGAGCCTTACCGGACGAGGGTGTCTCCACGGGAGAGGCGCCGATAGGCCGGTGGGCAACGGAAGTGCTGCGGCACGCCTCGGGAGCGCATGCATTCTTCGCCACCTCCTCGAGCTTCCGGGGAGGGCTGCCCGCGGGAGAGGTGACGGTGGAGGACTTCCACGCGGCCATCCCCTACCGGAACGTGGTGGTGCTGGCGGAGATGACGGGAGCGCAGCTCCTGGAGTGGCTGGCGCTGGTGGAGTCGAGGCGAGGGGCGGACGGCTTCAGCCAGTTCAGCGGGGTGCGGTACACGGTGAAGGACGGCAAGCCGGCGGAGGTGGAGCTGCTGAAGGACCCCGCGCACCCGGAGGCGGGCTACACGCGGCTGGAGCCGGAGGCGACGTATCGAGTGGGGACGATGGACTTCCAGGCCTACAAGGCTCAGGGCTATCGAGAGCTGTTCGCGAAGGCGAGCAACCCGAGGCGCACGGAGCTGGACATCCACACCCTGCTCATCGAGGCGCTGAAGGCGGGAGGAGCCGAGCCCGCCCCTGGGCGCTGACTCACGGCCCGGAGACGCCGTGCTCGCGCATCCACTTGTCGAGGCCCGCCCGGGCGGTGGCGCGCACCTTGTTCTTCAGGAAGGGGGTCCACCCGAGCAGCATTCCCATGGGGCCGAGGGCCTGGCTGGACCAGCGATGGAAGTCGAAGTGGTCGCGGTGGCGGAGGATCTTCCCGTCGCGGAACTCGAACTCGCCGTCGATGCGGTTGAGGACCTTCCGGCCGGTGGCGCTGAAGGTGTAGCGAGCGTCCCAGTGGGCGCGGCCGGTGCGGTCATCGGCCTGGATGCCGCTGAACTCGAGGGTGAGGTCCGTGCCTCGCTCGATGAGCATGCGCCACATGGAGGTGACGCCGGCATGGCGCAGGCCGACGAAGACGGCGTCGGAGAACTCGGCATCCGGGTGGTAGCAGGAGGCCATGGTGTCGGCATCGCGCCGCTGGAAGGCCGAGTAGAAGGTGGTGAGGAGCTGGGCGTTGGGGTGCATGGGGGGCAGGTGTTAGCAGACTCCCGGCGTGGGTGGTGAGGGTGGGAGCTGTAGGGAGTCGAACGGGGGGAGTGCGGTTGTGCTCAGCACGGGAGCGCGGGCATGGCAGAGTGGGGCCATGGCGCGAGACATCGTTATCTGGCCCCACAAGGTACTGACTTCGGCAACGCAGCCTGTCACGGACTTCGGACCGGCCCTGGAGAAGCTGTTGAGCGAGATGCACGAGGCGGTGATTGAGGCCAAGGGCATCGGCATCGCGGCGAACCAGCTGGGAGAGCCCCTCCGGGTGGCGCTGGTGGGCCGCGAGGACGGGACCTTCTTCGAGATCGTCAATCCGCAGGTGCTGGAGCGCTCGGAGGACATCACCCTGGAGGAGGCGTGCCTCTCGGTGCCGGAGGCCTGGGAGAAGACGCCGCGCTTCAAGAAGGTGAAGGTGCGCTACCAGGACAAGACGGGGCAGTGGCACGAGGTGGAGGCGGAGGGGCGGCTGGCGCACGTGTTCCAGCACGAGATCGACCACCTGGACGGACACGTCTTCGTGGAGCTCCTGTCGAGCCTGAAGCGCAGCCTCATCCAGGAGCGGATGAAGAAGCTGCAGAAGGCGCTGAAGCGAAAGAAGGACTGAGCAGCGAGGAAGGCGGGCGCGGCGCTACACTCGAGGCATGAGCGCGGCGCCCCTTCCCGAGCACGTGGCGAGGTTCCGGACGGAGTACCGGAGGACGGAGCCGGGGAAGCGCTACATCGGCTGGGCGCACTTCGCCTTCACGAGCCTGGGCTCGCTGGGGGTGATTGCCTTCGCCGTGAGCCAGCTCTCGGGGGTACGACCGCTCGAGTGGCTGACGGTGCCGGGGAGCTTCCTGCTGGCGAACGTGGCCGAGTACTTCGGGCACCGGGGCCCGATGCACCACCGGACGAAGGGGCTGGGGCTGGTGTACCGGAGGCACACGCAGCAGCACCATCACTTCTTCACCCACGAGGCGATGGCCTACGAGTCCAGCCACGACTTCCGGATGGTGCTCTTCCCGCCGGTGCTGCTGCTCTTCTTCCTGGGAGCCATCGCTACACCCATAGGAGCACTCCTCTTCGCGGTGGGTTCACCGAATATGGGGTGGCTCTTCGTGGCCACGGCGATGGGCTACTTCCTCACCTACGAGTGGCTGCACTTCTGCTACCACCTGCCAGCCGAGCACCCGCTGGCCCGCCTGCCACTGCTGGTGAAGCTGAGGACGCACCACACGGTGCACCACGATTTGGGGCGGATGGGGCGCTACCACTTCAACATCACCTTCCCCATCTGCGACCGGCTCTTCGGGACGCTCTGGTCGCCCGAGGACCAGGCAGGCGCCCAAAAGCGCTGACGGGAGGAAGAGCTCGCGGGGCCTGGGGGGTTCTCACCGACGGAGGCCATGCACACCCTGGCGCCGCTGATCACCTCTTGATCAAGAAGGATTTGACGAGACGGTGACGGGGCGGTAGAGATCCTGTTCCTCCGCGCGGCGTCCTCCGCACAACGGTGTCGAGGTCGTCGGGCGGGGCGGAAATGAAGGGTCAACGAAGTCGGTTGACACAGAACGCGGCAACGAAGTAGAAGCCGCGCCCCTCGACAGGACAGCGAAGCGGAAGCGACGCTGGCCGGAAGAAATCGAGGCCCCAGAAAATTGAATAAGTCACCGGTTGACGGCGGCAGCGGCAAAGAGGTAGAAGCCGCGCCCCTCCGGACGAAAGAAGGGA encodes the following:
- a CDS encoding bifunctional metallophosphatase/5'-nucleotidase, translating into MTRALLLVVSVAVLTACQTTRTVTLVGMSDYHSHAVPFTSEGEAGRGGVARALAYIKEAKGRGDTLVLSGGDTLNKGVPTWSDEYQCVEWPWFNGWVDAMALGNHDLDYGAEAFERCRAAITYPVLSANLVKEDGTPYFQEEGRAWLVREVGGVRLGLFAVAGPDMEKLVKPEHLPAGTRWTDGREAARRIVTELRERERVDAVVLIGHQSREDDEALAREVPGIDVILGTHSHYRGELRLIPGTRTYYVSPYQYLAYLSEVRLHFKGGKLEQVTGGLVKLDASRPEDPEVAAKVAELQRRLKEKRPERFEVLGRLPRALPDEGVSTGEAPIGRWATEVLRHASGAHAFFATSSSFRGGLPAGEVTVEDFHAAIPYRNVVVLAEMTGAQLLEWLALVESRRGADGFSQFSGVRYTVKDGKPAEVELLKDPAHPEAGYTRLEPEATYRVGTMDFQAYKAQGYRELFAKASNPRRTELDIHTLLIEALKAGGAEPAPGR
- a CDS encoding sterol desaturase family protein, which codes for MSAAPLPEHVARFRTEYRRTEPGKRYIGWAHFAFTSLGSLGVIAFAVSQLSGVRPLEWLTVPGSFLLANVAEYFGHRGPMHHRTKGLGLVYRRHTQQHHHFFTHEAMAYESSHDFRMVLFPPVLLLFFLGAIATPIGALLFAVGSPNMGWLFVATAMGYFLTYEWLHFCYHLPAEHPLARLPLLVKLRTHHTVHHDLGRMGRYHFNITFPICDRLFGTLWSPEDQAGAQKR
- the def gene encoding peptide deformylase gives rise to the protein MARDIVIWPHKVLTSATQPVTDFGPALEKLLSEMHEAVIEAKGIGIAANQLGEPLRVALVGREDGTFFEIVNPQVLERSEDITLEEACLSVPEAWEKTPRFKKVKVRYQDKTGQWHEVEAEGRLAHVFQHEIDHLDGHVFVELLSSLKRSLIQERMKKLQKALKRKKD
- a CDS encoding nuclear transport factor 2 family protein codes for the protein MHPNAQLLTTFYSAFQRRDADTMASCYHPDAEFSDAVFVGLRHAGVTSMWRMLIERGTDLTLEFSGIQADDRTGRAHWDARYTFSATGRKVLNRIDGEFEFRDGKILRHRDHFDFHRWSSQALGPMGMLLGWTPFLKNKVRATARAGLDKWMREHGVSGP
- a CDS encoding MarR family winged helix-turn-helix transcriptional regulator, which gives rise to MKPLRLILEVHRATHRIGLFLEGAVPPLDVSQGEAHLLAWLLEAGDSPMSALHAAFAHKRSTLTSYVDRLEAKKLVRRELRAEDRRSFQVCLTAAGKALAARVHRHLETLEAAVLEQVGERDVEGFTKVLEALIEQSESEAPRARRKGGTT